In Pyrus communis chromosome 8, drPyrComm1.1, whole genome shotgun sequence, one genomic interval encodes:
- the LOC137742123 gene encoding E3 ubiquitin-protein ligase UPL1-like isoform X2: MKLKRRAVEVPPKIRSFINRVTAVPSENIEEPLKGFIWEFDKGDFHHWVDLFNHFDSFFEKHIKSRKDLQVDDNFLDTDPPFPREAVLQVLRVIRIILENCTNKHFYSSYEHLSSLLACTDADVVEGCLQTLAAFLKKTVGKYSIRDAALNSKLFALAQGWGGKEEGLGLIASVIQNDCDPVAYKLGCTLHLEFYASNDSTGDIPANQGLQIIHLPNINTHPETDLELLCKLIAEYKVPSSLRFSLLTRLRFARAFGSVATRQQYACIRLYAFIVLVQANSDADDLVSFFNTEPEFINELVSLLSFEDVVPEKIRILCLLSLVALCQDRSRQPTVLTAVTSGGHRGILSSLMQKAIDFVTRDTSKWSVVFADALLSLVTVLVSSSSGCSAMREAGFIPTLLPLLKDTNPQHLHLVSTSVHILEAFMDYSNPAAALFRDLGGLDDTISRLQVEVSHVENGSKHEDDDSDIIGSSAQVAVGTSTELDSMQPLYSEPLVSYHRRLLMKALLRAISLGTYAPGSTAHVYGSEESLLPQCLCIIFKRAKDFGGGVFSLAATVMSDLIHKDPTCFPVLDAAGLPSAFLDAIMDGVLCSAEAITCIPQCLDALCLNTTNGLQAVKDCNALRCFVKIFTSRTYLKALTSDTPGSLSSGLDELMRHASSLRGPGVDMLIEILNAISKIGHGVDASYMSIDPLGSSTPVPMETDGEERNLVMSDNGESSKTESSEQTVEPPSDSSVGNVEIFLPDCVSNVARLLETILQNGDTCRIFVEKKGVEAVLQLFTLPLMPPSVSVGQSISVAFKNFSPQHSASLARAVCSFLREHLKSTNELLVSVGGTQLALVESAKQTQVLRHLSSLEAILSLSNVLLKGTTTVVSELGAAVADVLKDLGSTYREIIWQISLCNDVKSDEKTNAEQEPESAEAAPTNASGRESDDDANIPMVRYMNPVSIRNQPLWGGEREFLSVVRSGEGLHRRSRNGFTRIRGGRTGRHLEALNVDSESSSTVSETSTSQDLKKRSPDVLVIEILNKLASTLRSFFTALVKGFTSPNRRRVDSGSLSLVSKTLGTALAKIFLESLSFSGHSTSTGLDTSLSVKCRYLGKVVDDMVSLTFDSRRRTCYTATVNNFYVHGTFKELLTTFEATSQLLWTLPYSVSTSGIDPERTGEGSKLSHSSWLLDTLQSYCRVLEYFVNSSLLLSTTSASQAQLLVQQPVAVGLSIGLFPVPRDPEVFIRMLQSQVLDVILPVWNHPMFPNCSPDFIASIVSLVMHVYSGVGDVKQNRSGIAGSTNQRLTPPLDENTITTIVEMGFPRARAEEALRRVETNSVEMAMEWLFSHPEDPVQDDDELARALALSLGNSSDASKAESVEKSVDVLAEEGCVKAPPVDDVLAASVKLLQSNDTMAFPLTDLLVTLSNQNKGEDRPRVVSYLTQQLKNCPLDFSNDTSALSMVSHVIALLLSEDGSTREVAAQYGIVTTATDILMNFKGKDESGNELLVPKCISALLLILDNMLQSRSRISEKVEDTQTGPLPELSGERVSIPASDTEKKQLMDAYEKDSATAFEKVLGKSTGYLTMEESHKVLAVACDLIKQHVPAMIMQAVLQLCARLTKTHALALQFLENGGLAALFGLPRSCFFPGYDTVASAIVRHLLEDPQTLQTAMELEIRQALSGNRHGGRTSARTFLTSMAPVISRDPVVFMKAASAVCQLETSGGRTFVLLLKEKEKEKEKSKAVGDEAGLSSNECVRISENKIHDGSGKCAKSHKKIPANLTQVIDQLLEIVFKYHFPNSQEDYSNNPSAMEVDEPTMKVKGKSKVDETRKVESESERSAGLAKVTFVLKLLSDILLMYVHAVGVILKRDLEMTQLRGSNQTDGLGHGGILHHVTHRLLPLTIDKSAGPDEWRDKLSEKASWFLVVLCGRSSEGRRRVISELVKALSSFSNLGCTSTKSILLPDKSVYAFVDLVYSILSKNSSSSNLPGSGFSPDIAKSMIDGGMIQCLTGILRVIDLDHPDAPKTVNLILKTLESLTRAANASEQYFKSDETGKKKSTGLNGRSDDQVTAPSADTTVGDNQNASSEQGVRDVIQVVQGDQGTSESEGNPDANPNQLVELDMRIEVEGPIASNPPMELGMDFMREGMDEGNVLHNTDQIEMSFRVENRADDDMADLENDMGDDGEDDDEGEDMADLENDMGDDGEDDEDDDEGEDEDEDIAEDGGGMMSLADTDVEDHDDTGLGDGYNDGMIDEDDDDFHENRVIEVRWREALDGLDHLQVLGQPGAGSGLIDVAAEPFEGVNVDDLFALRGPIGFDRRRQTSRSSFERSGAEANGFQHPLLLRPSQSGDLVSMWSAGGNSSRDLEALSSGSFDVAHFYMFDAPVLPYDHVPSNLFGDRLSGAAPPPLTDYSVGMDSLQLSGRRGPGDGRWTDDGQPQAGPQAAAIAQAVEEHFISQLRSLAPADIPAERQSQNSGVQEKQPDLPPLSDSQVAGERNDSHERNEDQRQDGVDETTHQVNSSSETAPCQEQVNPESIVEGAGEFLQVPEPMSIMPPSTNSTPSDSMDIGDGNGAAGEQVGSVAGSVNSSAEISAGLQCERGSVPSNPHDVTVEAVGYDRSSRAEGQVGNVSASLGFNVPNPDEPSRENTTVAPEANQAEQDLNNEAAGANAIDPTFLEALPEYLRAEVLASQQAQPVQPPSSAPPSADDIDPEFLAALPPDIQAEVLAQQREQRVAHQAEGQPVDMDNASIIATFPADLREEVLLTSSEAVLSGLPSPLLVEAQMLRDRAMSHYQARSLFGTSQRLNNRRNGLGYDRQMVMDRGVGVTIGRRAVSALADSLKVKEIEGEPLLDADELKALIRLLRLAQPLGKGLLQRLLLNLCTHSVTRAILVRHLLDMIKSEAEGSVGGLAAINAQRLYGCNSNVVYGRSQLLDGLPPLVLRRILEILTYLATNHSAVANMLFFFDFSGVPESLSPIRMETKKDKGKEKIGEGGSSSKPSGNTQDADIPLILFLKLLDRPHYGTADLEQVMGLLQVVVYNSASKLEGQSQSEKADKPVGEASGDGQKVPPLESESNQGEKPVSGESSTSDVKRSTDTYNVFLKLPGSDLHNLCSLLGREGLSDKLYMLAGEVLKKLASVAAPHRKLFVSALSELAHRLSASAVGELVTLRNTHMLGLSAGSMAGLAILRVLQALCSLTSPRAGENSGLENDAEQEEHAIMWKLNVALEPLWLELSNCISATETALGQSSFCRTMSIVNTGDHAQGSSSSPLPPGTQRLLPFMEAFFVLCEKLQENLSTMLQDQANVTAREVKESSGNSDPSTTKCHSCGDSQRKLDGAITFTKFAEKHRRLLNAFIRQNPGLLEKSLTMMLKAPRLIDFDNKRAYFRSRIRQQHEQHLSGPLRISVRRAYVLEDSYNQLRMRPTLDMKGRLNVQFQGEEGIDAGGLTREWYQLLSRVIFDKGALLFTTVGNNATFQPNPNSVYQTEHLSYFKFVGRVVAKALFDGQLLDVYFTRSFYKHILGVKVTYHDIEAVDPDYYKNLKWMLENDVSDIPDLTFSMDADEEKHILYEKNEVTDYELKPGGRNIRVTEETKHEYVDLVAEHILTNAIRPQITSFLKGFEELVPRELISIFNDKELELLISGLPEIDLADLKANTEYTGYTSSSDVVKWFWDVVESFDKEDMARLLQFVTGTSKVPLEGFRALQGISGPQKFQIHKAYGAPDRLPSAHTCFNQLDLPEYTTKEQLHERLILAIHEASEGFGFG; encoded by the exons GGAGATTTCCATCATTGGGTTGATCTTTTCAACCattttgattcattttttgAGAAGCACATAAAATCCAGGAAGGATTTGCAGGTTGATGATAATTTTCTAGACACTGATCCTCCTTTTCCGAGAGAAGCTGTTCTTCAAGTTCTCCGTGTAATAAGGATAATTTTGGAGAATTGCACAAATAAGCACTTCTACAGTTCTTATGAG CATCTTTCATCTCTGCTTGCTTGCACTGATGCGGATGTGGTTGAGGGTTGCCTGCAGACATTGGCTgcatttttaaagaaaacagTTGGAAAGTATTCCATTAGAGATGCTGCACTAAATTCAAAGTTATTCGCTCTTGCACAAGGTTGGGGGGGAAAAGAAGAGGGTCTTGGATTAATTGCTAGTGTAATACAGAATGATTGTGACCCTGTTGCTTACAAGTTAGGCTGCACCCTTCATCTTGAGTTCTATGCATCAAATGATTCAACAGGTGACATCCCTGCCAACCAAGGTTTACAAATCATTCACTTACCTAACATCAATACTCATCCAGAGACGGATCTTGAGCTTTTGTGTAAGTTAATTGCCGAGTACAAAGTACCCTCTAGCTTAAGATTTTCTTTATTGACAAGATTGCGGTTTGCAAGGGCTTTTGGCTCTGTAGCTACTCGGCAGCAGTATGCATGCATCCGCTTGTATGCCTTCATAGTTCTTGTTCAAGCAAATAGTGATGCTGACGACcttgtttctttcttcaacaCTGAACCTGAGTTTATCAATGAATTAGTGTCGTTGTTGAGCTTTGAGGATGTGGTTCCTGAGAAAATTCGAATTCTCTGTCTTCTTTCACTGGTTGCTCTTTGTCAAGATCGATCCCGGCAGCCTACTGTTTTGACTGCTGTCACATCTGGTGGGCATCGTGGTATCCTGTCCAGTCTCATGCAGAAGGCCATTGATTTTGTCACCAGAGATACGTCAAAGTGGTCTGTTGTTTTTGCTGACGCTCTATTATCTCTTGTCACAGTTTTGGTGTCATCATCATCAGGTTGTTCAGCCATGCGTGAAGCTGGTTTTATTCCCACCCTTCTGCCTTTGCTTAAAGATACAAACCCGCAACACCTTCATTTGGTCAGCACATCTGTGCACATTTTAGAAGCTTTTATGGATTACAGTAATCCTGCTGCTGCATTGTTTCGGGATTTGGGTGGTTTAGACGATACAATCTCTCGCCTACAGGTGGAAGTGTCTCATGTAGAAAATGGCTCAAAgcatgaagatgatgattctgACATCATTGGGAGTAGTGCACAAGTAGCTGTAGGAACTTCTACAGAGCTAGACAGCATGCAGCCTTTGTATTCAGAACCACTGGTTTCATATCACAGACGATTGCTTATGAAAGCTCTATTGCGTGCTATATCCCTGGGGACTTATGCCCCTGGAAGTACTGCTCATGTTTATGGCTCAGAGGAGAGTCTATTGCCACAATGCTTATGCATAATATTTAAAAGGGCAAAGGATTTTGGTGGTGGGGTATTCTCACTTGCGGCAACTGTCATGAGTGATCTAATACACAAAGATCCTACCTGTTTTCCAGTTTTAGATGCAGCAGGCCTTCCTTCTGCCTTCTTGGATGCTATAATGGATGGTGTTCTTTGCTCTGCAGAAGCCATTACATGCATACCACAGTGTCTAGATGCCCTATGTTTAAATACTACTAATGGTCTTCAGGCTGTGAAAGATTGCAATGCTTTGAGGTGCTTTGTGAAGATATTTACTTCAAGAACTTATCTGAAGGCCCTGACCAGTGACACACCAGGTTCGTTATCTAGTGGATTGGATGAGTTAATGCGCCACGCTTCCTCATTGCGTGGGCCTGGAGTGGATATGCTGATTGAGATCTTAAATGCCATTTCAAAAATTGGACATGGGGTTGATGCTTCATACATGTCAATTGATCCTTTGGGCTCTTCTACTCCTGTTCCCATGGAAACAGATGGAGAAGAGAGGAATTTGGTCATGTCTGATAATGGGGAATCATCCAAAACGGAAAGTTCAGAGCAGACTGTGGAGCCACCTTCTGATTCTTCAGTGGGGAATGTTGAAATATTTCTTCCTGACTGTGTGAGCAATGTTGCTCGTCTTCTTGAAACAATACTTCAGAATGGTGACACATGTCGTATATTTGTGGAGAAGAAGGGGGTTGAAGCTGTCCTGCAGTTATTTACCTTGCCCTTGATGCCTCCTTCTGTTTCAGTTGGCCAGAGTATTTCTGTCGCATTTAAGAACTTCTCACCACAACATTCTGCTTCTTTGGCTCGGGCAGTATGTTCATTCTTGAGAGAGCATCTGAAATCAACAAATGAACTTTTAGTTTCAGTTGGAGGGACTCAACTTGCTTTGGTGGAATCTGCGAAGCAAACTCAAGTTTTAAGACATCTTTCCAGTCTTGAAGCTATTCTGTCTCTGTCTAATGTTCTGTTGAAAGGGACGACTACTGTGGTGTCTGAACTGGGTGCAGCAGTTGCTGATGTATTGAAAGATCTCGGGAGCACCTACCGGGAAATAATTTGGCAAATCTCCCTGTGCAATGATGTCAAGTCAGATGAGAAGACCAATGCTGAACAAGAACCAGAGAGTGCTGAGGCAGCTCCGACTAATGCTTCTGGAAGGGagagtgatgatgatgctaATATTCCAATGGTGAGATATATGAACCCAGTTTCTATCAGGAATCAGCCCTTGTGGGGTGGAGAACGCGAGTTTCTATCAGTTGTTCGCTCTGGTGAAGGTTTGCACCGTCGTAGTCGTAATGGTTTTACACGCATAAGGGGTGGAAGGACAGGCCGGCATTTGGAGGCTTTAAATGTTGATTCTGAATCTTCCTCAACAGTATCAGAGACATCTACTTCCCAAGATTTGAAAAAGAGAAGTCCTGATGTTCTTGTGATAGAAATCCTCAACAAGCTGGCTTCCACACTGCGTTCCTTCTTCACAGCTCTTGTCAAGGGATTCACATCACCAAATCGGCGTAGAGTTGACTCTGGGTCGTTGAGTTTGGTTTCCAAGACTCTTGGAACTGCCCTAGCTAAAATATTTCTCGAGTCTCTTAGCTTCTCTGGGCATTCTACATCAACTGGGCTCGATACATCACTGTCAGTCAAGTGTCGATATCTTGGCAAAGTTGTCGATGATATGGTATCGCTTACATTTGACAGCAGGCGACGTACTTGTTATACTGCAACAGTAAATAATTTCTATGTCCATGGTACTTTTAAGGAGCTGCTTACAACATTTGAAGCTACTAGTCAGTTGTTGTGGACACTACCATACTCCGTGTCAACGTCAGGTATTGATCCTGAAAGGACAGGTGAAGGAAGTAAACTGTCCCACAGTTCGTGGCTGCTTGATACTTTACAGAGCTATTGCCGTGTGCTCGAGTATTTTGTTAATTCTTCTTTACTCTTATCCACAACCTCTGCTTCTCAAGCACAGTTGCTTGTTCAGCAGCCAGTTGCAGTTGGTTTGTCAATTGGGCTTTTCCCTGTGCCAAGGGACCCAGAAGTTTTTATTCGTATGCTGCAGTCTCAAGTTCTTGATGTGATACTTCCTGTCTGGAACCACCCTATGTTTCCAAATTGTAGTCCAGATTTCATTGCTTCTATTGTCTCGCTTGTCATGCATGTATATTCTGGTGTTGGAGATGTGAAGCAGAATCGCAGTGGCATTGCTGGAAGTACAAACCAGCGATTGACCCCACCACTTGATGAAAATACTATTACCACCATTGTTGAGATGGGTTTTCCAAGGGCTAGGGCAGAGGAAGCTCTTAGGCGGGTGGAAACAAATAGCGTTGAAATGGCCATGGAGTGGCTCTTTAGTCATCCTGAGGATCCTGTGCAGGATGATGATGAACTGGCTCGAGCACTTGCTCTTTCACTGGGAAATTCGTCAGATGCATCTAAAGCTGAGAGTGTTGAAAAGTCTGTTGATGTGCTGGCAGAAGAGGGTTGTGTGAAAGCTCCTCCTGTTGATGATGTCCTTGCAGCGTCGGTTAAATTACTTCAAAGTAATGATACCATGGCATTCCCTTTGACAGATTTGCTTGTGACACTTAGCAACCAGAACAAAGGGGAAGACCGTCCAAGAGTTGTATCTTATCTTACTCAGCAGCTAAAGAATTGTCCATTGGATTTTTCTAATGATACCAGTGCGTTGAGTATGGTGTCGCATGTTATTGCATTACTTCTTTCTGAGGATGGAAGCACAAGGGAAGTCGCTGCACAGTATGGTATTGTGACTACTGCAACAGATATCTTGATGAACTTTAAGGGCAAAGATGAGTCAGGCAATGAGCTTCTTGTCCCAAAATGTATCAGTGCTCTACTGCTTATTTTGGATAACATGTTGCAATCAAGGTCCAGAATTTCTGAAAAGGTTGAAGATACTCAGACAGGGCCTTTACCTGAATTATCTGGAGAGCGTGTGTCAATCCCTGCATCAGATACAGAGAAAAAACAGCTTATGGATGCCTATGAAAAGGATTCTGCCACAGCATTTGAGAAAGTATTGGGGAAATCTACCGGTTATTTGACTATGGAAGAGAGTCATAAAGTGCTAGCAGTTGCTTGTGACTTGATAAAGCAGCATGTCCCAGCAATGATCATGCAGGCTGTTTTACAATTATGTGCACGCTTGACAAAAACTCATGCTctagctttacaattccttgaAAATGGAGGCTTGGCAGCTCTATTTGGCCTTCCAAGAAGTTGTTTTTTCCCGGGATATGATACTGTTGCATCTGCTATTGTTCGCCATCTCCTTGAAGATCCACAAACACTGCAAACAGCAATGGAATTGGAGATTCGCCAAGCCCTGAGTGGAAACAGGCATGGTGGGCGCACTTCTGCACGAACATTCTTGACATCAATGGCACCTGTAATCTCTAGAGATCCAGTAGTTTTTATGAAAGCTGCTTCTGCAGTTTGTCAGTTGGAGACATCAGGAGGTAGAACCTTTGTTCTGTTATTGaaggaaaaagagaaggaaaaggaaaaatctaaaGCAGTAGGTGATGAGGCTGGATTATCTTCCAATGAGTGTGTACGGATTTCTGAAAATAAGATACATGATGGATCTGGTAAATGTGCAAAAAGTCACAAGAAGATCCCTGCCAATCTCACTCAAGTGATAGATCAGCTTCTTGAAATAGTCTTCAAATACCATTTCCCAAATAGCCAGGAAGACTATTCGAATAACCCATCCGCTATGGAAGTAGATGAACCCACTATGAAGGTGAAGGGTAAATCAAAGGTTGACGAGACAAGGAAAGTGGAGTCAGAATCTGAAAGATCTGCAGGGTTGGCTAAAGTTACCTTTGTTCTCAAATTACTGAGTGATATCCTTCTTATGTATGTACATGCAGTTGGGGTTATACTTAAACGGGATTTAGAAATGACTCAGTTGCGGGGATCTAATCAAACAGATGGTCTTGGACATGGTGGTATACTTCACCATGTAACTCATCGATTGCTTCCACTCACCATTGATAAATCTGCTGGACCTGATGAATGGAGAGACAAACTGTCCGAAAAAGCTTCTTGGTTCCTGGTAGTTCTGTGTGGTCGTTCCAGTGAAGGGCGCAGACGAGTAATTAGTGAACTTGTAAAGGCTTTATCCTCGTTTTCGAATTTGGGATGTACTTCCACCAAGAGCATCTTATTACCGGATAAAAGCGTTTATGCTTTTGTTGATTTGGTGTAttcaattttgtctaaaaatTCATCATCCAGCAACTTACCTGGTTCTGGGTTTTCACCAGACATAGCAAAAAGCATGATAGATGGGGGAATGATTCAGTGTCTGACTGGTATCCTCCGGGTGATTGACTTAGACCATCCTGATGCTCCCAAAACTGTGAATTTGATACTCAAGACGTTAGAAAGCCTAACAAGGGCTGCTAATGCTAGTGAGCAATACTTTAAATCTGATGAGACGGGCAAGAAAAAATCCACAGGGTTGAATGGAAGATCTGATGATCAGGTAACTGCCCCATCAGCTGATACTACTGTGGGGGATAATCAGAATGCAAGCAGTGAACAGGGTGTGAGAGACGTCATACAGGTTGTTCAAGGGGATCAAGGAACTTCTGAAAGTGAAGGTAATCCTGATGCAAATCCGAACCAGTTGGTGGAACTAGATATGAGGATAGAAGTTGAAGGACCAATAGCTTCTAATCCACCGATGGAGCTTGGGATGGATTTCATGCGTGAGGGGATGGATGAAGGTAATGTACTACACAACACTGATCAAATTGAGATGTCTTTTCGTGTTGAGAATAGGGCAGATGATGACATGGCTGATTTAGAAAACGACATGGGTGATGATGGTGAGGATGACGATGAGGGAGAGGACATGGCTGATTTAGAAAATGACATGGGTGATGATGGTGAggatgatgaggatgatgatgagggagaggatgaggatgaggataTAGCAGAGGACGGTGGTGGCATGATGTCACTTGCTGATACTGATGTGGAAGACCATGATGATACCGGCTTGGGAGATGGTTACAATGATGGGATgattgatgaagatgatgatgattttCATGAGAATCGTGTCATAGAAGTGAGATGGAGAGAAGCCCTTGATGGGCTTGATCATTTGCAGGTACTTGGACAACCTGGAGCTGGAAGTGGTCTCATTGATGTTGCTGCTGAACCTTTTGAAGGTGTTAATGTGGATGACTTGTTTGCTCTGAGAGGGCCGATAGGTTTTGATCGCCGCCGTCAGACAAGTAGGTCTTCCTTTGAGCGATCTGGTGCAGAAGCAAATGGATTTCAACATCCTCTCCTTTTAAGACCATCCCAGTCTGGGGATTTGGTCTCAATGTGGTCAGCAGGTGGAAATTCATCCAGGGATTTAGAAGCTCTGTCATCAGGGAGCTTTGATGTTGCTCATTTCTACATGTTTGATGCTCCTGTTCTACCTTATGATCACGTACCAAGCAATCTTTTTGGTGACCGGTTGAGTGGTGCAGCACCCCCACCGTTGACTGATTATTCAGTAGGTATGGACTCATTGCAGTTATCGGGGCGAAGAGGGCCAGGTGATGGTCGATGGACTGATGATGGCCAGCCTCAAGCAGGTCCTCAAGCTGCTGCTATTGCACAAGCAGTGGAGGAACACTTTATATCGCAATTACGCAGTCTTGCTCCAGCTGATATCCCTGCTGAACGACAGTCCCAGAACTCAGGAGTGCAGGAGAAACAGCCAGATCTCCCTCCTTTAAGTGATAGTCAAGTAGCAGGGGAGCGCAATGACAGCCATGAAAGAAACGAAGATCAGCGTCAAGACGGGGTTGATGAAACAACACATCAAGTTAACTCAAGTTCTGAAACTGCTCCCTGTCAAGAACAAGTCAATCCAGAATCTATAGTCGAAGGTGCAGGGGAGTTCTTACAGGTACCTGAACCAATGTCAATTATGCCACCTTCAACCAACAGTACACCAAGTGATAGCATGGACATTGGTGATGGAAATGGTGCTGCTGGTGAGCAAGTAGGGTCGGTGGCAGGTTCTGTCAACTCGTCTGCAGAAATAAGTGCTGGTTTACAATGTGAACGGGGTTCTGTGCCTTCTAATCCCCATGATGTTACTGTGGAGGCTGTGGGTTATGATAGATCCTCAAGAGCAGAGGGTCAGGTTGGTAATGTGTCGGCAAGTTTGGGTTTCAATGTGCCTAATCCAG ATGAACCATCAAGGGAAAACACAACTGTTGCTCCAGAAGCTAATCAGGCTGAACAAGATTTGAATAATGAGGCCGCTGGTGCTAATGCAATTGATCCGACCTTCTTGGAGGCTTTACCTGAATATTTGAGGGCCGAAGTTCTTGCTTCGCAACAAGCTCAGCCAGTTCAACCTCCATCTTCTGCGCCACCTTCTGCAGATGACATTGATCCTGAGTTTTTAGCAGCCCTTCCTCCAGATATCCAAGCAGAAGTTTTGGCTCAACAAAGAGAACAAAGGGTTGCACATCAGGCTGAGGGACAACCAGTTGACATGGACAACGCTTCAATAATTGCTACTTTTCCTGCTGATTTACGTGAAGAG GTACTTTTAACTTCTTCAGAAGCAGTTCTGTCTGGATTGCCTTCTCCATTGCTCGTTGAAGCCCAAATGCTAAGAGACCGAGCAATGAGTCATTATCAGGCTCGCAGCCTTTTTGGAACCAGCCAGAGGCTAAATAACCGGAGAAATGGATTGGGTTATGATCGGCAGATGGTAATGGACAGAGGTGTTGGAGTCACAATTGGCCGGAGGGCAGTTTCTGCTCTTGCAGACAGCTTAAAGGTTAAGGAAATCGAAGGAGAGCCACTTCTGGATGCCGATGAATTGAAAGCTTTAATTAGGCTATTACGATTAGCGCAG CCACTTGGCAAAGGACTCTTGCAGAGGCTCTTGTTGAACTTATGTACCCATAGCGTTACACGAGCAATCTTAGTTCGTCATTTGCTTGATATGATCAAATCTGAGGCTGAGGGCTCAGTCGGTGGATTAGCAGCTATTAATGCCCAAAGGCTTTACGGTTGCAATTCAAATGTTGTTTATGGGCGATCACAGTTGTTAGATG GTCTTCCTCCCTTGGTGCTACGTCGAATTCTTGAGATCTTGACTTATTTGGCCACAAATCATTCTGCTGTGGcaaatatgttatttttctttgatttctctGGTGTTCCTGAGTCATTAAGCCCTATCCGTATGGAAACCAAGAAGGACAAAGGCAAGGAGAAAATTGGAGAAGGAGGATCTTCATCAAAACCGTCTGGAAACACCCAGGATGCGGACATTCCCCTGATATTGTTCCTGAAGCTCCTGGACCGACCTCATTATGGCACTGCTGATCTTGAGCAG GTGATGGGCCTGCTTCAGGTTGTTGTGTATAATTCAGCTTCAAAATTAGAGGGCCAGTCTCAATCTGAGAAGGCAGATAAGCCTGTTGGTGAAGCTTCAGGAGATGGTCAAAAGGTTCCTCCTTTGGAATCAGAATCTAATCAGGGAGAGAAGCCTGTTAGTGGTGAATCATCAACTTCAGATGTAAAGAGGAGTACGGATACATATAATGTTTTCTTGAAGCTACCAGGATCTGATCTACACAATCTTTGCAGCCTTCTTGGTCGTGAGGG GCTTTCAGATAAACTTTATATGCTTGCTGGTGAGGTCTTGAAGAAGTTGGCCTCAGTTGCAGCACCCCATCGAAAACTATTTGTCTCAGCGCTGTCAGAACTGGCTCATCGTTTGAGTGCCTCAGCTGTTGGTGAGCTTGTCACTCTCCGGAACACACATATGCTGGGTTTGAGTGCTGGATCAATGGCTGGGTTAGCAATCTTACGTGTATTACAAGCACTTTGCTCTCTCACTTCACCTAGGGCTGGTGAGAATTCAGGATTGGAGAATGATGCGGAGCAGGAGGAGCATGCCATCATGTGGAAGCTAAATGTTGCACTTGAGCCACTGTGGCTAGAATTAAGCAACTGTATAAGTGCGACTGAAACAGCACTGGGTCAGAGTTCTTTTTGTCGAACCATGTCTATAGTAAATACTGGGGACCATGCACAGGGTTCTTCTTCGTCTCCTCTCCCTCCTGGAACCCAGAGACTCCTGCCTTTTATGGAGGCCTTTTTTGTTCTGTGTGAAAAGCTACAAGAGAACCTCTCTACTATGCTGCAAGACCAGGCGAATGTGACTGCAAGAGAAGTCAAAGAGTCCTCTGGAAACTCAGATCCTTCAACTACCAAGTGCCACAGTTGTGGGGATTCTCAGAGAAAGCTTGATGGTGCTATTACATTTACAAAGTTCGCTGAGAAGCATCGCCGGCTTTTAAATGCTTTTATCAGACAGAATCCAGGTTTGTTGGAGAAATCCCTTACTATGATGCTGAAGGCACCAAGGCTAATTGATTTTGATAACAAAAGAGCGTATTTCCGGTCAAGAATTAGGCAGCAGCATGAGCAACATCTCTCTGGTCCTCTGAGAATAAGTGTTCGGCGGGCTTACGTTTTGGAGGATTCTTATAATCAGTTGCGCATGCGGCCTACTCTGGACATGAAGGGACGATTAAATGTCCAATTCCAAGGGGAAGAGGGTATTGATGCTGGAGGTCTGACACGAGAGTGGTATCAATTACTGTCAAGGGTCATATTCGACAAGGGGGCATTGCTTTTCACCACCGTAGGAAACAATGCAACTTTCCAGCCAAACCCTAATTCTGTCTACCAGACAGAACATCTGTCTTATTTTAAATTTGTGGGCCGTGTG GTTGCAAAGGCACTTTTTGATGGGCAACTTTTGGATGTTTATTTCACTCGATCCTTCTATAAGCATATACTCGGTGTAAAGGTGACTTACCATGATATAGAGGCTGTGGATCCTGATTACTACAAGAATTTAAAGTGGATGTTAGAG AATGATGTGAGTGATATTCCTGACCTGACGTTTAGCATGGATGCGGATGAAGAAAAGCATATCCTTTATGAGAAAAACGAG GTTACTGATTATGAGCTGAAACCTGGAGGAAGAAATATTCGGGTTACAGAAGAGACGAAGCACGAGTATGTTGACCTTGTAGCTGAACATATCTTGACAAATGCTATCCGACCTCAAATTACTTCCTTCCTGAAGGGGTTTGAGGAATTGGTCCCGCGAGAGCTTATCTCTATTTTCAATGACAAGGAGCTTGAGCTACTTATCAGTGGTCTTCCAGAGATAGATT TGGCTGATTTGAAGGCCAATACCGAGTACACTGGCTACACATCATCATCTGATGTTGTTAAATGGTTCTGGGACGTGGTTGAAAGTTTCGACAAGGAGGACATGGCAAGACTACTGCAATTTGTGACTGGAACATCAAAG GTTCCATTGGAAGGTTTCAGGGCTTTGCAAGGTATCTCTGGTCCTCAGAAATTTCAGATCCACAAGGCTTATGGAGCTCCTGACAGACTACCTTCTGCTCATACATG CTTTAACCAGCTTGACCTTCCTGAGTACACCACCAAAGAACAGCTTCACGAACGATTAATACTTGCTATTCATGAAGCTAGTGAAGGATTTGGCTTTGGTTGA